In Paraburkholderia bryophila, a single genomic region encodes these proteins:
- a CDS encoding cysteine dioxygenase family protein yields MSQALRTAPLAHLCDALDAIFEACAAFPEPSDSTFFARSMRIALADAAAHPDLLTSAQREGAAENYRRHLLAADPHGRYAIAALVWLPQQASPVHAHHTWCGYAVLDGTLSETVFEWNGAQHCASATRTQARKHGAVSFVRGGRGGIHQLGNRSDAPAVSLHVYGVAGAQISTHVNDIVRTADAPALV; encoded by the coding sequence ATGAGCCAAGCCCTTCGTACCGCCCCCCTCGCCCATCTGTGCGATGCGCTCGACGCGATCTTCGAGGCCTGCGCGGCATTCCCCGAGCCGTCGGATTCCACGTTCTTCGCGCGCAGCATGCGCATTGCGCTTGCTGACGCCGCCGCCCACCCCGACTTGCTGACGTCGGCGCAACGCGAAGGCGCGGCGGAAAACTACCGCCGCCATCTGCTGGCCGCCGATCCGCACGGCCGCTATGCGATCGCCGCGCTGGTGTGGCTGCCGCAACAGGCGAGTCCCGTCCACGCGCATCACACATGGTGCGGCTATGCGGTGCTGGACGGCACGCTGAGCGAAACGGTATTCGAATGGAACGGCGCACAGCATTGCGCCAGCGCGACGCGTACGCAAGCGCGCAAGCACGGCGCGGTGTCGTTCGTGCGCGGCGGCCGTGGCGGGATTCATCAGTTGGGCAATCGCAGCGATGCGCCGGCCGTCTCGCTGCATGTGTACGGCGTCGCGGGCGCGCAGATTTCGACGCACGTCAACGACATCGTCCGCACGGCCGATGCACCGGCGCTGGTCTAA